Proteins encoded in a region of the Manis javanica isolate MJ-LG chromosome 15, MJ_LKY, whole genome shotgun sequence genome:
- the LOC108386584 gene encoding zinc finger protein 280B, which produces MEQPCMLYEEGREPEPEKSIKETKQVGDEDAELIFVGVEHVNKDAELIFVGVTSNSKPVVSNILNRVTPGSCSRRKRFGHLRKDAACNLQPFHRVTPTPAAVNVLPVSESDSRSTYSPVIIEPLSKADYKNNSPRVVPDSCAESCSPVVTFTSSLQHPEGVALSEGATNKSPSISKRLSTSEVNTVNPKRPELSDGITEGHISALPPSGVFHTVTTQQSTPSSLVQTSLSHVQDGASSPTGFPKDSVHFRPVNPGRENKLAKTDLLGLASQNKTVDPKKGTLIVSLHDFYYGQHKGDGQPEKKTHTTFKCLRCLKVLKNVKFMNHMKHHLELEKQRNDSWEVHTTCHHCHRQFPTPFQLQCHTERVHTTQELSTVCKICELSFETDQVLLEHMKDNHKPGEMPYVCQVCNYRSSAFADVDAHFRTCHENTKNLLCPFCLKIFKTATPYMCHYKGHWEKSVHQCSKCRLQFLTFKEKMEHKTQCHQMFKKPQQLEGLPPETKVVIQVSLGPLQPGSVEVASITVSTSDSEPSPPRSKSRVSKNSY; this is translated from the coding sequence atggagCAACCGTGTATGTTATATGAGGAAGGACGAGAGCCAGAGCCGGAGAAGAGCATCAAAGAGACCAAACAAGTAGGTGATGAAGATGCTGAACTGATCTTTGTTGGGGTGGAACACGTAAACAAAGATGCTGAACTGATCTTTGTTGGGGTGACTTCAAATTCAAAACCAGTCgtttcaaatattttgaacagAGTCACCCCAGGTTCATGTTCAAGGAGAAAAAGGTTTGGTCATCTCAGAAAAGATGCTGCTTGCAATTTGCAGCCTTTTCATCGTGTGACCCCTACACCAGCTGCAGTGAATGTCTTGCCAGTTTCTGAATCTGACTCAAGATCAACATATAGTCCTGTTATTATTGAGCCTTTGTCTAAAGCTGATTACAAAAATAATTCACCGCGAGTCGTGCCTGATAGCTGTGCAGAGTCATGTTCTCCTGTGGTCACTTTCACCAGTTCACTGCAGCACCCAGAGGGAGTAGCACTTTCTGAGGGAGCTACGAATAAAAGTCCTTCCATATCAAAGCGACTTTCCACTTCTGAAGTAAACACTGTAAATCCCAAAAGGCCTGAGCTCAGTGATGGAATCACAGAGGGACATATTTCAGCATTGCCCCCTTCAGGCGTCTTTCATACAGTGACTACTCAGCAAAGCACACCCTCAAGCCTTGTTCAGACTTCATTAAGCCATGTTCAGGATGGAGCATCTTCTCCAACAGGTTTTCCAAAGGACAGTGTCCATTTCAGGCCTGTAAATCCTGGTAGGGAAAATAAACTGGCCAAAACAGACTTACTGGGTCTAGCAAGTCAAAATAAGACTGTTGATCCCAAGAAAGGAACTCTGATTGTGTCACTTCATGACTTTTACTACGGACAGCATAAAGGAGATGGGCAGCCCGAAAAGAAGACTCATACAACTTTCAAATGCCTCAGGTGCTTGAAAGTTCTAAAAAATGTCAAGTTTATGAATCATATGAAACATCATTTGGAACTTGAGAAGCAGAGGAATGACAGCTGGGAAGTCCACACCACCTGCCACCACTGCCACCGGCAGTTTCCCACACCCTTCCAACTGCAGTGTCACACTGAAAGAGTACACACTACCCAGGAGCTCTCCACTGTCTGTAAAATTTGTGAGTTGTCATTCGAAACAGATCAGGTTCTCTTAGAACACATGAAGGACAATCATAAGCCTGGTGAAATGCCGTATGTGTGCCAGGTTTGCAATTACAGGTCATCAGCCTTTGCTGATGTGGACGCACATTTCAGAACATGCCATGAAAACACTAAGAATTTGCTTTGTCCGTTTTGTCTCAAAATTTTCAAAACTGCAACACCGTACATGTGTCATTATAAAGGACACTGGGAAAAGAGTGTTCACCAGTGTTCCAAATGCCGGCTACAGTTTTTaactttcaaagagaaaatggaacACAAGACCCAGTGTCATCAAATGTTTAAGAAACCTCAGCAACTAGAAGGTTTGCCTCCTGAAACAAAAGTTGTTATTCAGGTGTCGCTGGGTCCTCTGCAACCAGGATCAGTGGAAGTAGCATCCATTACTGTGAGCACGTCTGATTCTGAACCATCACCTCCCAGGTCTAAAAGTAGAGTTTCAAAAAACTCATATTAA